A single region of the Nitrosomonas sp. Is79A3 genome encodes:
- the rdgB gene encoding RdgB/HAM1 family non-canonical purine NTP pyrophosphatase — MEKLIIASNNQGKLREINALLAPLSIEIIPQSDFNAGEIDEPHGTFVENALAKARHACRCSGLPALADDSGICVSALNGAPGVNSARYAGDPKSDDRNNLKLVEALKNNSDRRAYYYCVIVLVRHADDPQPIIVDGSWYGEIIDQPRGDEGFGYDPYFFLPEFGRTSAELSAEQKNLISHRGKALAQLAEILRAGKF; from the coding sequence CTGGAAAAACTGATTATCGCGAGTAATAATCAAGGTAAGTTACGTGAAATAAACGCCTTGTTGGCGCCTTTATCCATTGAAATAATACCGCAATCTGATTTTAACGCAGGCGAAATTGATGAGCCGCATGGTACCTTTGTTGAAAATGCACTGGCCAAGGCACGCCATGCCTGCCGCTGTTCGGGATTGCCGGCGCTGGCCGACGACTCGGGGATTTGTGTCAGCGCCTTAAACGGTGCACCCGGTGTGAATTCCGCGCGGTATGCCGGAGATCCAAAATCCGATGACCGCAATAACCTAAAATTAGTCGAAGCGCTTAAAAATAACTCAGACCGGCGCGCTTATTACTATTGCGTGATTGTGCTGGTTCGTCATGCCGATGATCCGCAACCGATTATCGTCGATGGTTCGTGGTATGGTGAAATTATTGATCAACCGCGGGGAGATGAGGGGTTTGGTTACGATCCGTATTTCTTTTTGCCCGAGTTTGGTAGAACATCGGCTGAGCTCTCTGCTGAACAGAAGAATTTAATTAGTCATCGCGGTAAGGCGCTGGCACAATTGGCGGAAATTTTACGTGCTGGGAAATTCTAA